The following coding sequences are from one Diachasmimorpha longicaudata isolate KC_UGA_2023 chromosome 6, iyDiaLong2, whole genome shotgun sequence window:
- the LOC135163856 gene encoding ufm1-specific protease 2: MTPKLRISSSVLQRLQELTSKNTGRLFGVMSENSLTVLSFALNPLGDDDCSILPTALQLNMPVEIDLCGVLFIGDASEKIPEAFKDIDITDNPLLLRYTLGAELVQPFVYVHQTLKPAGEPEVINESDIWERFFYLRLRTSIPMVTQRSEIADAFQSMRKNLASGSMGFHFPEVEMYLLGSDSESKMFSIKDLPKTPRRSLPGTIAAIDASMLTRMTSEKSEGSLKYAPVLQHVKRHFQSLQFDINIDALSVVEGSISATRLYSILVESVCRNLRLIERSFMEELEQEQELKVPEILHFKPRNCMHLVTIACPKESQDDSMAYRNYRKNLHKALSFDLSKPLFCRGNAVKFSSDLTSNEPIFNPHEAVPSLGSNFSTSLVKGLYAYHHYLQDNFDDSGWGCAYRSLQTIFSWFRLQGYTDHPIPSHKAIQKCLVDIGDKTPNFIGSKQWIGSTEVGFVLETQLGISVRVLCAATGEQMEDQVMSLKEHFQCQGTPVMIGGGVLAHTIIGVAHNEETNEIKFLILDPHYTGSEDVKIIVSKGWCGWKGLTFWKKDAFYNMCLPQRPARY; this comes from the exons ATGACGccaaaattgagaatttcttCCAGCGTCTTACAA AGACTGCAAGAGTTGACCTCCAAGAACACCGGAAGGCTCTTCGGTGTGATGTCAGAGAACTCTCTGACAGTGCTGAGTTTCGCTCTGAATCCCCTGGGAGACGATGACTGTTCAATTCTCCCAACGGCCTTGCAGTTGAACATGCCAGTGGAGATAGACCTCTGTGGTGTTCTCTTTATAGGTGACGcttcagaaaaaattccagaggCTTTCAAGGACATCGACATCACTGACAACCCTCTGTTGCTACGATATACTCTGGGTGCAGAGCTGGTCCAGCCGTTCGTCTACGTTCACCAAACATTGAAACCAGCCGGCGAACCAGAGGTGATCAACGAGTCCGACATCTGGGAGAGGTTTTTCTATCTTCGTCTGAGGACGAGCATTCCCATGGTCACCCAGAGATCAGAGATAGCCGATGCATTCCAATCCATGAGAAAGAATTTAGCCTCCGGATCCATGGGATTCCATTTCCCAGAGGTTGAAATGTACCTCCTGGGCAGCGACAGCGAATCCAAGATGTTTAGTATAAAAGATTTACCGAAGACTCCTAGGAGGAGCCTCCCGGGGACTATTGCAGCAATTGATGCGTCGATGCTTACAAGAATGACAAGTGAAAAATCAGAGGGTTCTTTGAAATATGCACCTGTCCTACAGCATGTCAAACGACACTTCCAGAGTCTTCAGTTCGACATCAATATCGATGCTCTCTCTGTTGTCGAGGGTAGTATCAGTGCCACGAGACTTTATTCAATTCTCGTTGAGTCTGTCTGTAGAAATTTGAGGCTCATCGAGAGGTCTTTCATGGAGGAGTTAGAGCAGGAGCAGGAGTTGAAGGTTCCGGAGATACTGCATTTTAAACCGAGGAATTGCATGCATCTGGTGACCATTGCTTGTCCCAAGGAATCACAAG ACGACTCAATGGCCTACAGGAATTATAGGAAAAATCTTCATAAAGCGCTGTCCTTCGACCTCTCGAAACCTCTATTTTGCAGAGGTAATgccgtcaagttttccagtgatTTAACCAGTAACGAACCGATTTTTAATCCTCACGAGGCCGTTCCAAGCCTTGGGAGTAATTTCTCCACTAGTTTAGTTAAGGGGCTCTATGCCTATCATCATTATCTGCAGGACAACTTCGATGACAGTGGGTGGGGATGTGCATACAGATCATTgcagacaattttttcgtGGTTCAg GCTCCAGGGATACACTGATCACCCAATTCCGTCTCACAAAGCCATTCAGAAGTGCTTGGTGGACATCGGTGATAAAACTCCTAATTTTATAGGATCCAAACAGTGGATCGGCTCTACGGAAGTGGGATTCGTTCTCGAGACTCAGCTCGGTATTTCAGTCCGAGTATTATGCGCTGCCACTGGGGAACAGATGGAGGATCAAGTGATGAGCCTCAAGGAACACTTCCAATGCCAGGGAACGCCAGTTATGATAG GAGGTGGTGTACTGGCTCACACAATTATCGGAGTAGCTCACAACGAAGAAACTAATGAAATAAAGTTCTTAATTCTCGATCCTCATTACACAGGATCAGAGGATGTTAAGATTATTGTTAGTAAAGGCTGGTGTGGTTGGAAGGGACTAACTTTCTGGAAGAAAGATGCATTCTATAACATGTGTCTACCACAGAGGCCAGCGAGATACTAA
- the LOC135163909 gene encoding large ribosomal subunit protein uL14, giving the protein MSKRGRGGSAGAKFRISLGLPVGAVINCADNTGAKNLYVIAVQGIKGRLNRLPAAGSGDMIVATVKKGKPELRKKVMPAVVIRQRKPFRRKDGVFIYFEDNAGVIVNNKGEMKGSAITGPVAKECADLWPRIASNASSIA; this is encoded by the exons ATGTCGAAGAGAG GGCGTGGTGGATCAGCTGGAGCGAAATTCAGGATATCCTTGGGTCTGCCTGTGGGAGCTGTCATTAATTGTGCTGACAACACTG GGGCCAAGAATCTCTATGTCATTGCTGTTCAGGGTATTAAGGGACGACTGAATCGTCTCCCTGCTGCTGGATCAGGTGATATGATTGTTGCAACTGTGAAAAAGGGAAAGCCAGAGCTCCGAAAGAAAG TAATGCCAGCAGTAGTCATACGCCAACGCAAGCCCTTCCGCAGGAAGGACGGTGTCTTCATCTATTTCGAGGACAACGCTGGTGTCATTGTCAACAACAAAGGAGAAATGAAAGGCTCTGCTATCACTGGACCTGTTGCTAAAGAGTGTGCCGATCTGTGGCCAAGAATTGCATCCAATGCCAGTAGTATTGCGTAG
- the LOC135163862 gene encoding cytochrome P450 306a1 isoform X2 yields MWYILLPLLILLLVIFLRRKDGKTLKLPPGPVGVPVLGNLLSINSVNPHLSLAKLVRRYSGICALRMGSVYTVLLTDPKLVRQAFAKDTFTGRAPLYLTHGIMQGFGIVCAEGDHWREQRKFVSSTLKSLGMSKHGYRREKLEGRITHYICQLLDKLKEMDSPLHGVDPLDCLHHYLGNLINDLVFGKVYQEDDPTWKWLRYLQEDGVKHIGIAGPLNFLPFLRHLPRYKNLMKFLIEAFVEEMTRRASSNEDLGSFNDQQFYHLLADLHGAGVDTTMTTIRWFLLFLAAYPQEQEKIYEEMVESLGERDITLDDRGRLIYLEACICEAQRIRSVVPLGIPHGTTEDTTLGEFNIPKGSMVVPFQWAIHMDEKNFDDPEVFKPSRFISEGKLRRPEAFLPFLTGKRMCVGDELARWILFLFCGKIIQRFRVSIPQGDRVDLEGDCGITLVPKPHKLVFLERSAS; encoded by the exons ATGTGGTATATATTACTGCCGTTATTGATATTATTGCTAGTGATTTTTCTTAGGCGGAAAGATGGAAAAACATTGAAACTTCCGCCGGGACCGGTTGGAGTTCCGGTATTGGGGAATTTGTTATCAATAAACTCAGTGAATCCTCACCTCAGTTTGGCGAAACTGGTCCGGCGATACTCGGGAATATGCGCATTGCGAATGGGCTCCGTTTATACGGTGTTATTGACGGACCCTAAACTGGTCAGACAGGCCTTCGCCAAGGACACCTTCACCGGCCGAGCACCACTCTACCTAACACACGGCATAATGCAGGGCTTTGGGATTGTTTGCGCGGAGGGTGATCACTGGCGAGAGCAAAGAAAATTCGTCTCATCGACCTTGAAGTCCCTGGGGATGTCGAAGCACGGATATAGAAGGGAAAAACTCGAGGGGAGAATCACCCATTATATCTGTCAACTGCTCGATAAACTGAAGGAAATGGATTCGCCGCTGCATGGAGTCGACCCTCTGGATTGTCTGCATCACTACTTGGGGAACCTCATCAACGATCTGGTATTCGGGAAGGTTTATCAGGAGGACGACCCAACGTGGAAATGGTTGAGATACCTCCAGGAGGACGGAGTGAAACACATCGGCATCGCTGGACCACTGAATTTTCTTCCTTTCCTTCGACACCTACCTAGGTACAAGAACTTGATGAAATTCTTGATAGAAG CTTTTGTTGAAGAAATGACCAGGAGAGCCTCAAGTAATGAGGATTTGGGTTCGTTCAATGATCAGCAGTTTTATCATCTGCTGGCCGATCTCCATGGGGCTGGTGTAGACACAACGATGACAACAATTAGATGGTTTTTGCTGTTCCTCGCGGCGTACCCCCAAGAGCAGGAGAAAATCTACGAGGAAATGGTGGAAAGTCTAGGGGAGAGAGATATTACTCTTGATGACAGGGGAAGACTGATCTACCTGGAGGCGTGCATTTGTGAGGCTCAGAGAATTAGAAGTGTCGTACCCCTGGGGATTCCTCATGGCACCACTGAGGACACCACACTTGGGGAGTTTAATATTCCGAAGGGAAGCATGGTTGTGCCTTTTCAGTGGGCAATTCACATGGATGAGAAAAACTTCGATGATCCTGAGGTCTTCAAACCCAGTAGGTTCATCTCGGAGGGGAAACTGAGGAGGCCTGAGGcttttcttccatttttaaCCGGCAAACGCATGTGCGTTGGGGACGAACTCGCTAGGTGGATTCTCTTTCTTTTCTGTGGAAAAATCATTCAGAGATTCAGAGTTTCCATACCTCAGGGCGATAGGGTGGATTTGGAGGGGGATTGCGGTATCACTTTGGTGCCAAAACCACATAAATTGGTGTTTCTGGAACGTAGTGCTTCCTAG
- the LOC135163862 gene encoding cytochrome P450 306a1 isoform X1, with amino-acid sequence MWYILLPLLILLLVIFLRRKDGKTLKLPPGPVGVPVLGNLLSINSVNPHLSLAKLVRRYSGICALRMGSVYTVLLTDPKLVRQAFAKDTFTGRAPLYLTHGIMQGFGIVCAEGDHWREQRKFVSSTLKSLGMSKHGYRREKLEGRITHYICQLLDKLKEMDSPLHGVDPLDCLHHYLGNLINDLVFGKVYQEDDPTWKWLRYLQEDGVKHIGIAGPLNFLPFLRHLPRYKNLMKFLIEGKLKTHRVYKDIIQTYREGKEEKIYSFLSAFVEEMTRRASSNEDLGSFNDQQFYHLLADLHGAGVDTTMTTIRWFLLFLAAYPQEQEKIYEEMVESLGERDITLDDRGRLIYLEACICEAQRIRSVVPLGIPHGTTEDTTLGEFNIPKGSMVVPFQWAIHMDEKNFDDPEVFKPSRFISEGKLRRPEAFLPFLTGKRMCVGDELARWILFLFCGKIIQRFRVSIPQGDRVDLEGDCGITLVPKPHKLVFLERSAS; translated from the coding sequence ATGTGGTATATATTACTGCCGTTATTGATATTATTGCTAGTGATTTTTCTTAGGCGGAAAGATGGAAAAACATTGAAACTTCCGCCGGGACCGGTTGGAGTTCCGGTATTGGGGAATTTGTTATCAATAAACTCAGTGAATCCTCACCTCAGTTTGGCGAAACTGGTCCGGCGATACTCGGGAATATGCGCATTGCGAATGGGCTCCGTTTATACGGTGTTATTGACGGACCCTAAACTGGTCAGACAGGCCTTCGCCAAGGACACCTTCACCGGCCGAGCACCACTCTACCTAACACACGGCATAATGCAGGGCTTTGGGATTGTTTGCGCGGAGGGTGATCACTGGCGAGAGCAAAGAAAATTCGTCTCATCGACCTTGAAGTCCCTGGGGATGTCGAAGCACGGATATAGAAGGGAAAAACTCGAGGGGAGAATCACCCATTATATCTGTCAACTGCTCGATAAACTGAAGGAAATGGATTCGCCGCTGCATGGAGTCGACCCTCTGGATTGTCTGCATCACTACTTGGGGAACCTCATCAACGATCTGGTATTCGGGAAGGTTTATCAGGAGGACGACCCAACGTGGAAATGGTTGAGATACCTCCAGGAGGACGGAGTGAAACACATCGGCATCGCTGGACCACTGAATTTTCTTCCTTTCCTTCGACACCTACCTAGGTACAAGAACTTGATGAAATTCTTGATAGAAGGTAAGCTGAAGACGCACCGAGTCTACAAAGACATCATCCAAACTTATCGCGAGGgaaaagaggagaaaatttACAGCTTTCTCTCAGCTTTTGTTGAAGAAATGACCAGGAGAGCCTCAAGTAATGAGGATTTGGGTTCGTTCAATGATCAGCAGTTTTATCATCTGCTGGCCGATCTCCATGGGGCTGGTGTAGACACAACGATGACAACAATTAGATGGTTTTTGCTGTTCCTCGCGGCGTACCCCCAAGAGCAGGAGAAAATCTACGAGGAAATGGTGGAAAGTCTAGGGGAGAGAGATATTACTCTTGATGACAGGGGAAGACTGATCTACCTGGAGGCGTGCATTTGTGAGGCTCAGAGAATTAGAAGTGTCGTACCCCTGGGGATTCCTCATGGCACCACTGAGGACACCACACTTGGGGAGTTTAATATTCCGAAGGGAAGCATGGTTGTGCCTTTTCAGTGGGCAATTCACATGGATGAGAAAAACTTCGATGATCCTGAGGTCTTCAAACCCAGTAGGTTCATCTCGGAGGGGAAACTGAGGAGGCCTGAGGcttttcttccatttttaaCCGGCAAACGCATGTGCGTTGGGGACGAACTCGCTAGGTGGATTCTCTTTCTTTTCTGTGGAAAAATCATTCAGAGATTCAGAGTTTCCATACCTCAGGGCGATAGGGTGGATTTGGAGGGGGATTGCGGTATCACTTTGGTGCCAAAACCACATAAATTGGTGTTTCTGGAACGTAGTGCTTCCTAG